In the Phaseolus vulgaris cultivar G19833 chromosome 7, P. vulgaris v2.0, whole genome shotgun sequence genome, one interval contains:
- the LOC137829322 gene encoding S-protein homolog 1-like, translating into MGQVKSGYLLVLVLVFVLVLASPTLSNGSSIFPGFIKWHVYVMNELSNESLLVHCQSKDDDLGSHEVFEGGNLTWSFRTDFSHSTLFWCHVKKKNNNGCDSGASFDVFWYDERLFEKCHWKNCLWRVRDDGIYLTTLYETQTLEFYYHWGATRHA; encoded by the coding sequence ATGGGTCAAGTGAAAAGTGGTTATCTTTTGGTTTTGGTGttggtttttgttttggttttggcCTCACCAACCCTTTCAAATGGCTCAAGCATTTTTCCAGGATTCATAAAGTGGCATGTATACGTTATGAATGAGTTGAGCAATGAAAGCTTATTGGTTCATTGCCAATCCAAAGATGATGATTTGGGTAGCCATGAAGTTTTTGAAGGTGGGAATTTGACTTGGAGTTTTAGGACAGATTTCTCACACTCCACTCTATTTTGGTGCCacgtgaagaagaagaacaacaatgGTTGTGACAGTGGTGCCTCATTTGATGTGTTTTGGTACGATGAACGTCTTTTTGAAAAGTGCCATTGGAAGAATTGCCTTTGGAGAGTTAGGGATGATGGTATTTACCTTACAACTCTTTATGAAACTCAGACTCTGGAATTCTACTACCACTGGGGTGCTACCAGACATGCCTGA